One Glycine max cultivar Williams 82 chromosome 1, Glycine_max_v4.0, whole genome shotgun sequence genomic window, tatcacaaaataaaataaagcactAAGTGAAGGgacatgaataatttaaaattacatttttaatatcattgtGGTAGTTCCTCTGCCAAATAGATGTAGAAATGTCCCATAGCTCCAGTATGAAACTCATTTTTATATCTAGATTCTAGAGTCAAAATTTCACCATCATGAATCTTGATTGAACCCGGTTGTGGATAACAAACAGACATTCCAATGAGATAACCTTTCTCATTTCCAGCCTCTTTTCCTGTTCCATATTTTGGTGTTGATGTACATAAAGTCCTTCCATCCTAAATGGTAGGAGAACATAAATTTTAGAGTTGAAGATGCATTGTTATATATGACCTTTTACAATGATATGGAATTagaaaatttattgaataaaaagtcaTTCACAAAAAGTTTCACAAGATTAATACGTAACTAATAACAAATGGTTTATAAGAATGGCGAAAAATATTGTTCATCACCTGTCCATATAAAGTTGCATTTACAACACCTGAATGCATATGAGCAGTGCCATAAATTAGATAACCTCCTTTTTCCATTGGGATGTTTGCTTTTTGGACATGAGGagaatcaccaccaccaccagttGCTGGAATGGTATACTCTGCCTACAAGGAATTAAGATTTACTTTTGTTCACTCACTCTAATAAGATTGAAAAGTATAttgttttatcataaagtaCTGTCTTGAAAAACTTATCTACCAGACAATCATGAAGTATTTTGGAACCATTTGACCTCACTTTGTCGGTGGAATCAAGTATGTAAACCTTAACTGGTATTTGGTATATGTTCCAATCAACCCAACTAATTTTGTATCTTAAGGAAACCATTCTCCTTGAACCTTGAAAACCCTCTATTTGCTTGCATTGTAAGTTGTCCTGACAACAAAATAGACCTCCTTTATAATTTGTAGTCAATTTTTGGTTATGTATATCCCTTGTGACATTATAAAAGTCCTTCGGGAGATTCATCTGGTCACATCTACATTGAGTGCAAGCTTTCTTATCTTGTGCACCACGTGTATCAATGACCATGATGTTGAGCAACCATTTCTCCTCatatccatttttaatttttgttgggtTACCTTGTTCTATAGCAAAAGGATCAGGAATTTTTGAGGTTGTTCCTCGTGATTCTACTCCAAATCCCCAATAATGTGGAAGAATGCCACCATTACATGTGCCTTCGTTTCTTTGGAAAAAAGCATCCTCAGGACGACGAAGCTTAGGATTAGGTGACATTGTAATATTTTGGTGGTACTTTATTGCAAACCAATGATGAAGGTAAGTTTCATACGAAGGTATAGAGTTCCCTTCTTGGTCAACTAGTTCCGCATAAAAACTCTTAATTCCAACATGACCTTTTGGAAACTTTATATTCTCAAATGTTTTTGTTGCAATTGATCCGGGTCCCATTTCAAAAC contains:
- the LOC100820275 gene encoding uncharacterized protein; translated protein: MTYTKKTDQMMFEAAKEIATRLIPWRRRLHRIPLSPMVVKMYSHYLLSLRMVVQLLMSAQRKMLSSGFDDTPQCKSKATARWIVVKVNMEFISNAMILSFSILLLLPSASYSLYQKPKNHIKTAIFVTGSFEMGPGSIATKTFENIKFPKGHVGIKSFYAELVDQEGNSIPSYETYLHHWFAIKYHQNITMSPNPKLRRPEDAFFQRNEGTCNGGILPHYWGFGVESRGTTSKIPDPFAIEQGNPTKIKNGYEEKWLLNIMVIDTRGAQDKKACTQCRCDQMNLPKDFYNVTRDIHNQKLTTNYKGGLFCCQDNLQCKQIEGFQGSRRMVSLRYKISWVDWNIYQIPVKVYILDSTDKVRSNGSKILHDCLAEYTIPATGGGGDSPHVQKANIPMEKGGYLIYGTAHMHSGVVNATLYGQDGRTLCTSTPKYGTGKEAGNEKGYLIGMSVCYPQPGSIKIHDGEILTLESRYKNEFHTGAMGHFYIYLAEELPQ